One region of Micromonospora lupini genomic DNA includes:
- a CDS encoding GNAT family N-acetyltransferase, producing MTSDVRLRPVHEDDLVEFFLHQQDPEANRMAAFGPEDPSDHREFARHWARVLTNPANRVRTVEADGEVVGYVSAFPVDDQTEVSYWIDPARWGRGHATAALAALLRELPRPVHARAAKDNAASLAVLRKCGFVVVGEDSGYANGRGAEVEEWLLELPADAPDLGGH from the coding sequence ATGACCTCCGATGTGCGGCTGCGCCCGGTCCACGAGGACGACCTCGTGGAGTTCTTCCTGCACCAGCAGGACCCCGAAGCCAACCGGATGGCCGCGTTCGGCCCCGAGGACCCGTCCGACCACCGCGAGTTCGCCAGGCACTGGGCGCGGGTGCTCACCAACCCGGCGAACCGGGTCCGCACCGTCGAGGCAGACGGCGAGGTGGTCGGCTACGTCAGCGCCTTCCCGGTCGACGACCAGACCGAGGTCAGCTACTGGATCGACCCGGCCCGCTGGGGCCGGGGCCACGCCACCGCGGCCCTGGCCGCCCTCCTGCGCGAGCTTCCCCGGCCGGTGCACGCCCGCGCCGCCAAGGACAACGCCGCCTCGCTCGCGGTGCTGCGCAAGTGCGGGTTCGTCGTGGTCGGTGAGGACTCGGGGTACGCCAACGGGCGCGGCGCCGAGGTCGAGGAGTGGCTGTTGGAGCTGCCCGCCGACGCCCCTGACCTGGGCGGGCACTAG
- a CDS encoding LLM class flavin-dependent oxidoreductase, translated as MQFGVFTVGDVTVDPTTGREPTEHERIKAMVAIALKAEEVGLDVFAAGEHHNPPFVPSSPTTMLGHIAARTERLLLSTATTLITTNDPVKIAEDYAMLQHLSDGRVDLMMGRGNTGPVYPWFGKDIRAGIPLAIENYDLLHRLWREDVVDWKGKYRTPLQSFTSTPRPLDGVPPFVWHGSIRSPEIAEQAAYYGDGFFANHIFWPKEHTQRMVGLYRQRYAHYGHGSADQAIVGLGGQVFMRRNSQDAVREFRPYFDNAPVYGHGPSLEEFTRETPLTVGSPQQVIDRTLGFREYVGDYQRQLFLMDHAGLPLKTVLEQLDLLGEEVVPVLRKEFEALRPAHVPDAPTHASLVAAAGGGKDSTVHAVDDVTGKAPEGATR; from the coding sequence ATGCAGTTCGGAGTCTTCACCGTCGGTGACGTCACGGTCGATCCGACCACCGGTCGGGAGCCGACCGAGCATGAGCGGATCAAGGCGATGGTCGCCATCGCGCTCAAGGCCGAAGAGGTCGGGCTCGACGTCTTCGCCGCCGGCGAGCACCACAACCCGCCGTTCGTCCCGTCGTCCCCGACCACCATGCTCGGTCACATCGCTGCCCGCACCGAACGGCTGCTGCTGTCCACCGCGACCACGCTGATCACCACCAACGACCCGGTGAAGATCGCCGAGGACTACGCGATGCTCCAGCACCTGTCCGACGGCCGGGTGGACCTGATGATGGGCCGCGGCAACACCGGCCCGGTGTACCCGTGGTTCGGCAAGGACATCCGCGCCGGCATCCCCCTCGCGATCGAGAACTACGACCTGCTGCACCGGCTGTGGCGCGAGGACGTGGTCGACTGGAAGGGCAAGTACCGCACCCCGTTGCAGTCCTTCACCTCGACGCCGCGCCCGCTCGACGGTGTGCCGCCGTTCGTCTGGCACGGCTCGATCCGCAGCCCCGAGATCGCCGAGCAGGCCGCCTACTACGGCGACGGCTTCTTCGCCAACCACATCTTCTGGCCCAAGGAGCACACCCAGCGGATGGTCGGGCTCTACCGCCAGCGGTACGCGCACTACGGTCACGGCTCCGCCGACCAGGCAATCGTCGGCCTCGGCGGCCAGGTGTTCATGCGGCGCAACTCGCAGGACGCGGTCCGGGAGTTCCGGCCGTACTTCGACAACGCCCCGGTCTACGGGCACGGGCCGTCGCTTGAGGAGTTCACCCGGGAGACCCCGCTGACCGTGGGCAGCCCGCAGCAGGTCATCGACCGCACGCTCGGCTTCCGCGAGTACGTCGGCGACTACCAGCGGCAGTTGTTCCTGATGGACCACGCCGGGTTGCCGCTGAAGACGGTGCTGGAGCAGCTCGACCTGCTCGGCGAGGAGGTCGTGCCGGTGCTGCGCAAGGAGTTCGAGGCGCTGCGTCCCGCGCACGTGCCGGACGCGCCGACCCACGCCTCCCTGGTCGCCGCCGCGGGTGGCGGCAAGGACAGCACCGTGCACGCCGTCGACGACGTGACGGGCAAGGCGCCGGAGGGGGCGACCCGATGA
- a CDS encoding universal stress protein gives MVRPVVVGVDGSPSSLVAAEHAARAALLRSRPLHLVHGYLHPLGYGVPLNPYDLGVPAPSEESRTIVERTAADLADRWPGLAVEARQVAGGPGATIVEESRRADLVVVGSRGLGGFAGLLLGSVGAQVAAHAHCPVLVVRPDEQPIDTDAPVLVGVDGSASSRVAVRYGAAEAALRDVPLVLVHVGPLDGDRPLPDEIEEAQAAYQAESVRLLAEASAVVRAEHPELVVREHPIRATGAARGLIEASGTASLLVVGTRGRHGFTGLLLGSVSQAAIQHAHCPVLVAHPYDPPR, from the coding sequence ATGGTCAGACCTGTCGTGGTGGGTGTGGACGGATCGCCGTCCAGCCTCGTCGCCGCGGAGCACGCGGCCCGTGCCGCCCTGCTCCGGTCCCGGCCGCTGCACCTGGTGCACGGTTACCTGCACCCGCTCGGTTACGGCGTGCCCCTCAACCCGTACGACCTCGGGGTGCCGGCGCCCTCGGAGGAGTCGCGGACGATTGTGGAACGGACGGCGGCCGACCTGGCCGACAGGTGGCCCGGCCTCGCCGTCGAGGCCCGTCAGGTCGCCGGCGGGCCCGGCGCGACGATTGTCGAGGAGTCCCGACGGGCTGATCTCGTCGTGGTGGGCAGCCGCGGGTTGGGCGGCTTCGCCGGGCTGCTGCTCGGTTCGGTAGGCGCGCAGGTGGCCGCGCACGCGCACTGCCCGGTGCTTGTGGTCCGCCCGGACGAGCAGCCGATCGACACGGACGCGCCGGTGCTCGTCGGCGTGGACGGGTCCGCATCGTCGCGGGTGGCCGTGCGCTACGGCGCCGCCGAGGCGGCGTTACGGGACGTGCCGCTGGTGCTCGTGCACGTCGGCCCGCTGGACGGGGACCGGCCGCTGCCGGACGAGATCGAGGAGGCGCAGGCCGCGTACCAGGCCGAGTCGGTGCGGCTGTTGGCCGAGGCGTCCGCTGTCGTCCGGGCCGAGCATCCCGAGCTGGTGGTGCGGGAGCACCCGATCCGGGCGACTGGCGCGGCCCGGGGGCTCATCGAGGCGAGCGGCACGGCGTCGCTGCTTGTCGTGGGCACCCGGGGCCGGCACGGGTTCACCGGTCTGCTGCTCGGCTCGGTCAGCCAGGCTGCGATTCAGCACGCGCACTGCCCGGTGCTTGTCGCGCACCCGTACGACCCGCCGAGGTGA
- a CDS encoding ubiquitin-like small modifier protein 1: protein MVTVLLPGPLRGEAGGASRLSVDAGGTLGAVLDELAADHPRLARRIRDERGELRRYVNVYVDGEDCRHSGGLATPVGEGAQVQVLPSVAGG, encoded by the coding sequence GTGGTGACCGTGCTGCTGCCCGGCCCGCTGCGCGGCGAGGCCGGCGGGGCGAGCCGGCTCAGCGTCGACGCGGGCGGCACGCTGGGGGCCGTCCTCGACGAGCTGGCCGCCGACCATCCCCGGCTGGCTCGGCGGATCCGCGACGAGCGCGGCGAGCTGCGCCGCTACGTGAACGTCTACGTCGACGGGGAGGACTGCCGGCACTCCGGCGGGCTTGCCACGCCCGTCGGCGAGGGCGCCCAGGTGCAGGTGCTGCCCTCGGTCGCCGGCGGCTGA
- a CDS encoding FMN reductase has product MTRRTLAVVSAGLSQPSSTRLLADQLAGATRDELVRRGAEVELRVVDLREYAHDVVNNMLTGFPPAALREATDAVTGADGIIAVTPIFNASYNGLFKSFFDVLEAESLVDRPVLIGATGGTARHSLALEHALRPMFSYLRAVVVPTSVFAAPEDWSGGTADGALRGRIRRAAGELADQVEHRLPASGPADPFALTTDFLQMLGGGDDAPVTSAGRTGARQAPGSARAESQPG; this is encoded by the coding sequence ATGACCCGCCGCACGCTCGCCGTGGTCTCGGCGGGGCTGAGCCAGCCCTCGTCCACCCGGTTGCTCGCCGACCAGCTCGCCGGGGCGACCCGCGACGAGCTGGTCCGGCGCGGCGCCGAAGTGGAGCTGCGGGTCGTCGACCTGCGCGAGTACGCCCACGACGTGGTGAACAACATGCTCACCGGGTTCCCGCCGGCCGCGCTGCGCGAGGCCACCGACGCGGTGACCGGGGCGGACGGCATCATCGCCGTGACGCCGATCTTCAACGCGTCGTACAACGGGCTGTTCAAGTCCTTCTTCGACGTGCTGGAGGCCGAGTCGCTCGTCGACCGCCCGGTGCTCATCGGCGCCACCGGCGGCACCGCCCGGCACTCCCTCGCCCTGGAGCACGCCCTTCGCCCGATGTTCAGCTACCTGCGGGCGGTGGTGGTCCCCACCTCGGTCTTCGCCGCCCCGGAGGACTGGTCCGGTGGCACCGCCGACGGCGCACTGCGCGGCCGCATCCGACGCGCCGCCGGCGAGTTGGCCGACCAGGTCGAGCACCGGCTGCCCGCAAGCGGCCCCGCCGACCCGTTCGCCCTCACCACCGACTTCCTGCAGATGCTCGGCGGTGGCGACGACGCTCCGGTCACCTCGGCGGGTCGTACGGGTGCGCGACAAGCACCGGGCAGTGCGCGTGCTGAATCGCAGCCTGGCTGA